The Meriones unguiculatus strain TT.TT164.6M chromosome 3, Bangor_MerUng_6.1, whole genome shotgun sequence genomic sequence GAAGGTGGCGGTGAACTTGTACCTCAGGGAAGCCTGCCCAGGCACGATGTTCTCCTACCTCATTGAATGGCATAATAAGAGGAGAGGGCTGTTACAGCTGTACTGTAACGAGCTTCAGATTTGGTTCCCGAGCCTTCAGAACTACAGGAGGCTCTCCCAGAAGGTGAACCTGGAGTACGTAGAAACCCTGGCCTTCCATGAGTCCTACAATCCAGCCTTCTTGTTTAACGTGGCTCCGTATATGGGCCGCATGAAGAACCTGCGTCAACTCACTCTCTCCAACATCCTCTCAGAGAGCTACATCTCCCCAGAGAAGAAGAGGAACATCATCAGCAGGTTCACCTCACACCTCCTCAGGCTGGAGCACCTCCAGAAGCTGCATCTGGATGCTGTCAGCTTCCTTGAGGGGCACCTGCCCTGGCTGCTTAGGTAAAGACGTGCTCTGCAGAGCAAAGCCCAGCTTGGGTCCTTTATATTAGTGGGCGCTTGCTACCTGTGGCCACTGGGAGATGGACAGTGCCGAGGACATCAGGCAGGGCATTGCTTTAAGTGTGCTCTGGCCTGGGGAAAGGTCTCCCATAACCAGGAATGGAAGGGCGCAGGTCTGATCTGGGGTTGGTGGTCTGGAAAGGGTTCTATCCTAAGAAGCCTGTTAGAAATCAGTGAGATGTGGTTTCTTCCTTAGCTAGCACAGCTGAACTAAGAGGGGAAGGGATAGCTGAAGAGGTCACTGACAACAGCATGTCACAACTAGataattcagtcagaagctgtaCACCTGAAGAGCTCAggcactatttatttattgtttctggggtagggtctctctttgtagtcttagctgtcctggactctagtTATGCCCTAGGAcctctcttattttctttcttttcttttcttattgaaactggatttctctgtgtagtcttggctgttctatagaccccaggctggcctcaaatggacagagctctgcttgcctctgccgcctcctcccccctcctctcccccctcctctcccccctcctctcccctccccccagcgctgggattaaaggcatgtaccatcttCATTATGCATATAAttgcttttttcaagacagggtttccatgGATTAAATAAAGATTGTCAGCCTCAGTGACAGGTGCTTTTATCTGCCATGCAGTCTCACCCAGGAATGGTCtggtttttttcctccttttgttaggtttgttttgttttattttcgaggcaaggtttctctgtgtaacaataGCGCTGGATGtactggactctctttgtagaccaggctggcctccaactcacagatcccactgcctctcaggtgctggggttacagatcttTTTCTCTATGCCCGGTTACCATACCAAGTTTTGATGGTTTGGAGCCTGGGTAGGGGGTAGGTAGTTGGGAACTGCATGGCAGTGAAGTTGAATACGGGTGCGATTGTGTGAAGCACAGGGAGCCGGGACAAACACAGGATGTGTCCAGGGTGTGGTGCTCAGTGGGCCTTGCAAGGTTGTGGCCTGACCTTGCCTTGGTCGGTCCTCTCTGTGTGCCCTGCTAGTCTAGCCAGCACTTGGGTCTCGCTTGAGAGTGAGGGAAGGATGTTGTTAAGCAGGCCTCAggatagattttagtaggtagcTATCACTGGCTACTGATCTGTCACACAGTTATAAAGATTTTAGCCCACGTGGTCCTCCTGTGTCGTTCCTGGTCGGTCATTCTCCTGTATCAGGCATGATTTCCAAAAACTGTCTGCTTGTTTTCCTCATTAGGTCTGTGAAGACAATCTTGGATGACCTGGCAGTGACTCAATGTAAACTCTCCGTGTCTGAATGGAACCGTCTTTCTGGGTTCCCATGTGTCAGTCGGTTGCAACACCTGAGTCTGGGAAAAGTCAGATTGAGGAATTTAAGCCCTGAGCCCCTCCGAGTTCTGTTAGTAAATGCCGGACCCACCCTGGTGACCCTGGACTTGGAGGACTGTCACATTGGGGACGACCATCTCTCTGCCATCCTGCCTGCCCTGAGCAGCTGCACCCAGCTCACCGACTTCAGCTTCTACGGGAACCAAATCTCCATGGTTGCCCTGAAGGACCTGCTACAGCACACCGCCAGCTTGAGGCTCCTAAAGCTGGAGCTGTACCCGGTCCCTCAGGAGAGCTATGACTGCCGGGGCACTCCCCTCATGAGGAGCATGCGCCAGCAGTGTGATGAGCTCCTGGACATGCTGAAAGCCATCAGGGAGCCAGTGCGGGTCTTTTTTGGTACTGACCGCTGCAATCGATGTGGCAGTCGCTACATCTACAACAAAACCAAGATGTGTGACTGTCGAAGATTTTACTAGTTGTGTGCAAATACCAAAAGCTCTGAGGTACGCACTGGGAGATGAATGGCAAGGCACAGGTGTCTGGCCAGAGGACACACAACACGTGGTTTTGGACTGCTGCCCCAGGTTGAATGGGAAATGTGTCTTTCCTATTTGGATGATTAAAATGGTTTACAGTTTTTAAAGCTAAGAAATTTCTG encodes the following:
- the LOC110556468 gene encoding PRAME family member 7-like; the protein is MSSNMPLPLQELAMKNLLRNELVADSALPTLPKKFLPQLFKQAFEGNHVKAVRTIASSWPFPRLPLGVLKRRTTYAETLAVLEEIDKLLVQKVRPRDYQLQVLDLRSVGQTYMDVWSGSADDWLPKTTSETQAVPGPSTAEATQPLKVAVNLYLREACPGTMFSYLIEWHNKRRGLLQLYCNELQIWFPSLQNYRRLSQKVNLEYVETLAFHESYNPAFLFNVAPYMGRMKNLRQLTLSNILSESYISPEKKRNIISRFTSHLLRLEHLQKLHLDAVSFLEGHLPWLLRSVKTILDDLAVTQCKLSVSEWNRLSGFPCVSRLQHLSLGKVRLRNLSPEPLRVLLVNAGPTLVTLDLEDCHIGDDHLSAILPALSSCTQLTDFSFYGNQISMVALKDLLQHTASLRLLKLELYPVPQESYDCRGTPLMRSMRQQCDELLDMLKAIREPVRVFFGTDRCNRCGSRYIYNKTKMCDCRRFY